Proteins found in one Myxococcus virescens genomic segment:
- a CDS encoding MFS transporter encodes MTHQAAASGLSIFQHRDFRFYLLARLCAVLAVQIESVAIGWQVYELTGSALALGYTGLAQFLPFLSLCLVGGQVADRVDRRTILAVCQTVMLICSLLLLAFTLGHIRDVRFVYGVLVLFGAARAFHAPAGSALTPHLVPPEHLTRAVAINSTTWQVATIGGPAVGGILYGWIGAAGAYTASATLCALSVIWILTLTVRTGRASAEPLSLSTLVAGLGFVRRQRLLLGSITLDLFAVLFGGAVALLPIYARDILHTGPWGLGLLRCAPAFGAAVVAVFLAMRPMGGNTGRKMFIAVAIFGAATLVFGMSRSLPLSLAALTIAGAADMISVVVRHTLELMATPDDMRGRVGAVNMMAIGASNELGEFRAGGFAEYVGAVPAVVAGAVGTLAVVALWAWAFPELRRVDRLESFAQTKEPPAAPAS; translated from the coding sequence ATGACTCATCAGGCTGCGGCTTCCGGGCTCTCCATCTTCCAACATCGAGACTTCCGCTTCTATCTGCTGGCGCGCCTGTGCGCGGTGCTGGCCGTCCAGATTGAGTCGGTGGCCATTGGCTGGCAGGTCTACGAGCTCACGGGCAGCGCGCTCGCGCTCGGATATACGGGGCTGGCGCAGTTCCTGCCGTTCCTGTCGCTGTGTCTGGTGGGCGGCCAGGTGGCGGACCGCGTGGATCGGCGGACCATCCTGGCGGTGTGTCAGACGGTGATGCTGATCTGCAGTCTGCTGCTGCTCGCGTTCACCTTGGGCCATATCCGCGACGTGCGATTCGTCTATGGCGTCCTGGTGCTCTTCGGCGCGGCGCGCGCGTTCCATGCCCCGGCGGGCTCCGCGCTCACCCCGCATCTGGTGCCGCCCGAGCACCTGACTCGCGCCGTGGCCATCAACTCCACCACGTGGCAGGTGGCCACCATTGGCGGCCCGGCCGTGGGCGGCATCCTTTATGGCTGGATCGGCGCCGCGGGGGCCTACACGGCCTCCGCGACGCTGTGCGCCCTCTCCGTCATCTGGATTCTCACCCTCACGGTGCGGACCGGGCGCGCGTCCGCCGAGCCCCTCTCCCTGTCGACCCTGGTCGCGGGACTCGGCTTCGTTCGACGGCAGCGCCTGCTGCTGGGCAGCATCACCCTGGACCTGTTCGCCGTGCTCTTCGGTGGCGCGGTGGCGCTCCTGCCCATCTACGCGCGGGACATCCTGCACACAGGGCCATGGGGACTGGGGCTGCTGCGCTGTGCGCCCGCGTTCGGCGCAGCGGTGGTGGCCGTCTTCCTGGCCATGCGGCCCATGGGCGGCAACACCGGCCGGAAGATGTTCATCGCGGTCGCCATCTTCGGCGCGGCCACGCTCGTCTTCGGGATGAGCCGCTCGTTGCCCCTGTCGCTGGCGGCGCTGACGATCGCAGGCGCCGCGGACATGATCAGCGTCGTGGTCCGCCACACGCTGGAGTTGATGGCCACCCCGGACGACATGCGCGGCCGCGTGGGCGCGGTGAACATGATGGCCATTGGCGCCTCCAACGAACTGGGCGAGTTCCGCGCGGGCGGGTTCGCCGAGTACGTGGGCGCCGTACCCGCGGTGGTCGCGGGCGCGGTGGGTACGCTGGCGGTGGTCGCGCTCTGGGCGTGGGCCTTCCCCGAGCTGCGGCGGGTGGACCGCCTGGAGTCCTTCGCGCAGACGAAGGAGCCTCCAGCGGCGCCCGCGAGTTGA
- a CDS encoding DUF2378 family protein codes for MAERLVFPPIVEGLFVRGLSGRVTPLLKEQLRSEGLDLDRPLLPAYSLESWIRCVTLTAKALHPQEPDEVAWRMLGERMIDGYRDTLMGRALLGVMKLLGPWRMLSKAQHGFRTSNNYTEVRITETGPTEAEVWLNEPGMLRYFKQGVMLAMSRAAGGVAASVDVRSFDEHCVTYRVSWKDSGR; via the coding sequence ATGGCCGAACGACTCGTCTTCCCGCCCATCGTGGAAGGGCTCTTCGTCCGGGGGCTCTCCGGGCGGGTGACGCCCCTGCTCAAAGAGCAGTTGCGAAGCGAGGGACTGGACCTGGACCGGCCACTCCTCCCCGCCTACTCCCTGGAGTCGTGGATTCGCTGCGTCACGCTGACAGCGAAGGCGCTGCACCCCCAGGAGCCCGACGAGGTGGCGTGGCGGATGCTCGGCGAGCGGATGATTGACGGATACCGCGACACGCTGATGGGCCGCGCCCTGCTCGGGGTGATGAAGCTGCTGGGGCCCTGGCGGATGCTGTCGAAGGCACAGCACGGATTCCGGACGAGCAACAACTACACCGAGGTCCGCATCACGGAGACGGGCCCAACGGAGGCCGAGGTCTGGCTCAACGAGCCCGGAATGCTGCGCTACTTCAAGCAGGGCGTCATGCTCGCCATGTCCCGGGCCGCCGGTGGCGTGGCCGCGTCGGTGGACGTCCGCTCCTTCGACGAACACTGCGTCACGTACCGCGTCTCCTGGAAGGACTCGGGCCGCTGA
- a CDS encoding YdeI/OmpD-associated family protein, with product MSPTKKAAAKKAPAAELPTIAFASPAEWASWLEANHALSRGLWLKLAKKGSGIESVTYAEALDVALAWGWIDGQKNAFDDTAWLQKFTPRGAKSVWSKINCEKVEALIAAGRMKPSGMEVVELAKKDGRWDAAYASQSKATVPEDLARALAANAKAAAFFATLNAANRYAILWRVHSAKKAETRARRIEQFIEMLARHESLHA from the coding sequence ATGAGTCCAACGAAGAAGGCCGCCGCGAAGAAGGCGCCCGCCGCTGAGCTCCCGACGATTGCCTTCGCGTCGCCCGCGGAATGGGCGTCCTGGCTCGAAGCGAACCATGCCTTGTCGCGCGGCCTCTGGCTGAAGCTGGCGAAGAAGGGCTCGGGCATTGAATCCGTCACCTACGCCGAGGCGCTCGACGTCGCGCTCGCGTGGGGCTGGATTGACGGTCAGAAGAACGCCTTCGACGACACCGCGTGGCTCCAGAAGTTCACCCCCCGGGGCGCGAAGAGCGTCTGGTCCAAGATCAACTGCGAGAAGGTGGAAGCGCTCATCGCCGCGGGCCGGATGAAGCCGTCGGGCATGGAGGTCGTGGAGCTCGCCAAGAAGGATGGCCGCTGGGACGCCGCCTACGCGTCGCAGAGCAAGGCCACTGTGCCCGAGGACCTGGCCCGCGCCCTGGCCGCGAATGCGAAGGCGGCCGCGTTCTTCGCCACGCTCAACGCGGCGAACCGGTACGCCATCCTGTGGCGCGTCCACTCCGCGAAGAAGGCGGAGACGCGGGCTCGGCGAATCGAACAGTTCATCGAGATGCTGGCCCGGCACGAATCGCTGCACGCCTGA
- a CDS encoding bile acid:sodium symporter family protein — protein sequence MPLRLVKRLARDWFLLGMFGAVILAALFPEFGTSGGPMHADVVADVGIFAVFLLHGLGLPAAQLRAGVVTWRVHVVVQVFTFVVFPLLWWLGDVLVGRWMPADLSLGLLYLCAVPSTISSSVAMTGVARGNVPAAIFNASLSSLLGIVLTPLIIGLFASATGHSLPMGQAILKLSLLLLLPLALGQLLRPLVGGWFARYRPYTNAFDRVVILLLVYSSFCDSITSGLFSDYGAAVLGVAFVGAMIILAIVLMLTTRTARALGFSKEDEITVVFCGSKKTLASGVPMARLLFGANPALGLIVLPLMFYHQAQLLVCSLLAERYAKRPAGQPAA from the coding sequence ATGCCCCTTCGCCTCGTGAAACGACTTGCCCGGGACTGGTTCCTGCTGGGGATGTTCGGCGCCGTCATCCTGGCCGCGCTCTTCCCGGAGTTCGGTACGTCGGGCGGACCGATGCACGCGGACGTCGTCGCCGACGTGGGCATCTTCGCGGTGTTCCTGCTCCACGGCCTGGGCCTGCCCGCGGCCCAGCTCCGCGCGGGCGTGGTGACGTGGCGGGTCCACGTGGTGGTTCAGGTCTTCACGTTCGTGGTGTTTCCACTGCTGTGGTGGCTGGGCGACGTGCTGGTGGGGCGCTGGATGCCAGCGGACCTGTCGCTGGGGCTGCTCTATCTCTGCGCGGTACCGTCGACCATCTCCTCCTCGGTCGCGATGACGGGCGTCGCTCGAGGCAATGTGCCCGCCGCCATCTTCAACGCCAGCTTGTCCAGCCTGCTGGGCATCGTGTTGACGCCGCTCATCATCGGCCTGTTCGCCAGCGCCACCGGGCACTCCCTGCCCATGGGCCAGGCCATCCTCAAGCTGTCGCTCCTCCTGCTGCTCCCCCTGGCGCTGGGGCAATTGCTGCGCCCGCTGGTGGGCGGCTGGTTCGCCCGCTACCGGCCTTACACGAATGCCTTCGACCGGGTCGTGATCCTGCTCCTCGTCTATTCGTCGTTCTGTGACTCGATCACCTCGGGCCTGTTCTCCGACTACGGCGCGGCGGTGCTGGGCGTGGCCTTCGTGGGCGCGATGATCATCCTGGCCATCGTGCTGATGCTGACCACGCGGACGGCTCGGGCGCTGGGCTTCTCCAAGGAGGACGAAATCACGGTGGTCTTCTGTGGGTCGAAGAAGACACTGGCCTCAGGGGTGCCCATGGCGCGGCTGCTCTTCGGCGCCAATCCCGCCCTGGGTCTCATCGTCCTACCGTTGATGTTCTATCATCAGGCCCAACTCCTCGTGTGCTCGCTCCTGGCGGAACGCTACGCGAAGCGCCCGGCGGGACAACCTGCCGCGTAG